In the Streptomyces sp. NBC_00193 genome, GTGACGGCCGGTGTTCATCCGGACGCCAACCCGTCGGCCTCCTTGTCCGGATGCCAACGACACTCCCGAAGGAGCACAGACCCATGACGATGATCAACAGCCCGCTGCCGGTGGGCGACCGCGAGATCGCGGGCGCGGCCCTCCAGGCGACCCTGGTCGACCTGCTCGATCTGTCCCTGGTGGCCAAGCAGGCGCACTGGAACCTGTACGGCCCGCGATTTCGATCAGTCCACGTTCAGCTCGACGAGGCTGCCACGATCGCACGCGACTACGCGGACACAGTGGCCGAACGCGCGGCTGCGCTGGGAGTGAGCCCGGACGGACGGGCGGCCACCATCGCGGACACCAGCGGCGTGCCTGCCTTCCCGTCAGGCTGGACGAAGGACGGCGACGCTGTCGAAGCCCTGGTGCACGCGTTCTCCGTGGTCGCCGTGCGGGTGCGGGAACGAATCGAGGAGACTGGTCCGGTGGACGCCGTGAGTCAGGATCTGCTCATCGGACTGACGGCCGAACTGGAGAAGCAGAGCTGGATGTTCCAGGCGGAGAACAGAACCTGGCAAGGCTGAACGCGTGCTGTCGGAGGCGGTGACCGTCGGCCGCCGCCTCCAGTGACACCGGAGGCAGCGGTAGCCGCAAGGGGGTGGGGCGGCCGATGGATGAGAACGGCGCCCCGAGGAGCTGTCGCCGAGAGGCCGAGCGGTTCTCCCCGGGCGGTCCTGCCGGGTCCCGGACCGACGCGCGTCGGAGCGCGACGACCACGCGCATCATCGCCCCCTTCGGCGAGGAGGGGTAGGACCGGGCCCGCAGTGCCCTCCCGTGCCGTGACTACATGCCGAATATCCCTTGCTTCTCCAAGGCCTTGCGCAGTGCCCGCACGGCGTAAAAGGCACGGCTCTTGACGGTGCCGGGCGGGATGCCGAGGTGCTCGGCTGCCTGAGCCACGCTGCATTCCAGGTAGTACATGAGGCGGATGACGGTCCGGTGCTGCTCCTTCAGCTCCCGCAGTGCCTCCAGCACCGCGTGAGAGGTGAGCGTGGATTCGGTGCCGTCCCAGGAGGTGTCCAGGTCCTCGGCCGCCATCAGATCCAGCGGCCGAACCTGCCGGGCCCGGTGGTGGTCGATGACCAGGTTCCTGGCCACGGTGAACAGCCAGGGCCGGATGTGTTCGCCGCGGGCGCTCAAGAGCCGGGCGTGCTTCCAGGCACGCGCCGCGGTCTCCTGGAGGATGTCCTCGGCCTTGTGCCAGTCACCGTCCAGCAGCCGCGCGGCATACCGGACGAGCAGATGGCCGTACTGCTCGTAGATGTCTCGTATGAAGGCGTCGCAGTCGGTGTCCGAAGCGACGTGCCGGGCCTGTGCCCCAGCCGGAGCGAGGGTGGCCGTCCCCGCCTCCATGATCCCGTTCATGGGTGGTGCCCAATTCTGTTCAAGTGTTCCGTGGCGTGCTCTCCCACTGGCGCGGGTGAGTGGCTCAACACTCGGCGGGACCCCTTTGCCAAACCTGGTCGTCTCCTTGTCGCGCCGCTTGTCGACCCGTACGCCCGACCGAGATCAGCCCGTCGGTGAACCGCAGCGCGGGGTTGCTCGTAGGAAGCGGTGGCGCTCGGGCACACGAGAGCCCTTACCGCTGTGCCGTGTTTCTCGTCGGAGCCGGTTCCGCCCCGCCGGCCCCATTCCCTCAGGGCGACAGCCCTCACACAGAAGGACATCGAAGATGCGCATCACCCGACCGACCAGGCCTGTCCGACTGGTCACCCTGCTCGGTGTCGCGGCAGTCGGCCTTTCCGTCACGGCCGCGGCCCTGCCCGGCCAGGACGAAGCGCCGGACCGTCACCAGGGGACCCGGCCGACGATCGTGCTGGAGCACGGGGCGTTCGCCGATGCCTCCAGCTGGGACGGGGTCGTCGAGCGGCTGCAGCGGGCCGGCTACCCGGTAGTGGCCGCCGCCAACCCGCTGCGCGGGCCGGCCACCGACGCCGCCTACCTGCGCAGCGTCGTCCAGCACATCGACGGCCCGGTGGTCCTGGTCGGCCATTCGTACGGCGGCACCGTCATCAGCCAGGCCGCCACGGGCCTGGAGGGCAAGGTGAAGGCCCTCGTCTACATCGCCGCGTTCCTGCCCGACGCCGGCGAGAGCTCGCTGGGGCTGACGAACAAGTTCCCCGGCAGCACCCTCGGCCAGGTCATCGCTCCGGTGACCTACGAGCTTCCCGGCGGAGCCTCGGGTGCTGACGTCTTCATCAAGCCGGACAAGTTCCGCCGGCAGTTCGCCGCGGACGTTCCGGCGGACAGGGCGAGGCTCATGGCCACCGGGCAGCGTCCGATCGCCGCCGCCGCGCTGGAGGAGAACTCCACCCTTGCCACCTGGAAGACGATTCCCTCCTGGTCGCTGGTCGCCACCGAGGACCGGAACATCCCCGTGGCGGCCCAGCGCTTCATGTCGGCTCGGGCACACGCACGTACGACTGAGATCGACGCCTCGCACGCGGTGTCCGTCTCGCGTCCCGACGCCGTCGCCCGCATCGTGGAGAAGGCGGCCAGTACGGTCCACTGACCGGCTTTTCCGGCCACATCGCCGGCCCCTATCGGCCAAACGGTGAACCGCGCCCACCCCGTCACCGTTTCCAGCGTGACGAGGTGCCGGTGCCGGACACCTGAGGTCGAGGCCAGTACGGACCGCCGACCGGACCCGAGCCACCACCTCGCACCACGACCCATCGACCCATCGACCCATATCGAGAGGCAGCAACCACCATGCCGTTCATCACCGTCGGCCAGGAGAACTCCACCACCATCGACCTCTACTACGAGGACCACGGCACCGGGCAGCCGGTCGTGCTGATCCACGGCTACCCGCTCGACGGACACTCCTGGGAGAAGCAGGCCGCAGCCCTGCTGGAGGCCGGTTACCGGGTCATCACCTACGACCGGCGCGGATTCGGCCGCTCCAGCCAGCCCACCACCGGCTACGACTACGACACCTTCGCCGCCGACCTGAACACCGTCATGGAGAGCCTCGACCTCGACGAGGCCGTCCTCGTCGGCTTCTCCATGGGCACCGGCGAAGTCGGCCGCTACCTCGGCACCTACGGCTCCGCCCGCGTCGCCAAGGCTGCCTTCCTCGCCTCGCTGGAGCCGTTCCTGCTCAAGACCGACGACAACCCCGACGGTGTCGACGGGAGTGTCTTCGAGGGCATCAAGCAGGCCGTCACCGCCGACCGGTACGCCTACTTCAGCGCGTTCTACCAGGACTTCTACAACCTGGACGAGAACCTCGGCACCCGGATCAGCGAGGAGGCGGTCCGCAACAGCTGGAACGTGGCCGCCGGCGCCTCCTGGTACGCCTCGCTGGCCTGCGTCTCCACGTGGACCACCGACTTCCGTGCCGACATCAGGAAGGTCGACGTGCCGGCGCTGATCCTGCACGGCACTGGCGACCGCATCCTGCCCATCGAATCCACCGGCGAGCTCTTCCGCAAGGCGCTCCCGCAGGCCGACTACGTCGTGATCGAGGGCGCCCCGCACGGCCTGCTGTGGACCCACGCCCAGGAGGTCACCGACGCCCTCCTCACCTTCCTGGCCAAGTAAGGGGCGGCGGCCTCACACCTGCCGGACGGCGACCCGCACGCGCCCCGTCACCGTTCGTCGGTGACGGGGCGGAGGGCCTTTCCCTCGCCGC is a window encoding:
- a CDS encoding alpha/beta fold hydrolase, which produces MPFITVGQENSTTIDLYYEDHGTGQPVVLIHGYPLDGHSWEKQAAALLEAGYRVITYDRRGFGRSSQPTTGYDYDTFAADLNTVMESLDLDEAVLVGFSMGTGEVGRYLGTYGSARVAKAAFLASLEPFLLKTDDNPDGVDGSVFEGIKQAVTADRYAYFSAFYQDFYNLDENLGTRISEEAVRNSWNVAAGASWYASLACVSTWTTDFRADIRKVDVPALILHGTGDRILPIESTGELFRKALPQADYVVIEGAPHGLLWTHAQEVTDALLTFLAK
- a CDS encoding alpha/beta fold hydrolase produces the protein MRITRPTRPVRLVTLLGVAAVGLSVTAAALPGQDEAPDRHQGTRPTIVLEHGAFADASSWDGVVERLQRAGYPVVAAANPLRGPATDAAYLRSVVQHIDGPVVLVGHSYGGTVISQAATGLEGKVKALVYIAAFLPDAGESSLGLTNKFPGSTLGQVIAPVTYELPGGASGADVFIKPDKFRRQFAADVPADRARLMATGQRPIAAAALEENSTLATWKTIPSWSLVATEDRNIPVAAQRFMSARAHARTTEIDASHAVSVSRPDAVARIVEKAASTVH
- a CDS encoding sigma-70 family RNA polymerase sigma factor, translated to MNGIMEAGTATLAPAGAQARHVASDTDCDAFIRDIYEQYGHLLVRYAARLLDGDWHKAEDILQETAARAWKHARLLSARGEHIRPWLFTVARNLVIDHHRARQVRPLDLMAAEDLDTSWDGTESTLTSHAVLEALRELKEQHRTVIRLMYYLECSVAQAAEHLGIPPGTVKSRAFYAVRALRKALEKQGIFGM
- a CDS encoding DNA starvation/stationary phase protection protein is translated as MTMINSPLPVGDREIAGAALQATLVDLLDLSLVAKQAHWNLYGPRFRSVHVQLDEAATIARDYADTVAERAAALGVSPDGRAATIADTSGVPAFPSGWTKDGDAVEALVHAFSVVAVRVRERIEETGPVDAVSQDLLIGLTAELEKQSWMFQAENRTWQG